From a single Arachis hypogaea cultivar Tifrunner chromosome 3, arahy.Tifrunner.gnm2.J5K5, whole genome shotgun sequence genomic region:
- the LOC112770600 gene encoding aldehyde dehydrogenase family 3 member F1 isoform X2 produces the protein METFEKEMNDMKEYYGSGETKKVSWRESQLKGLRRFLIEKEEDILKALMLDLGKHQVETFRDEAKLPQIALLSSADIVPEHLGVVLLISSWNFPFGLSLELLIGVVAAGNTVVLKPSELSPACSSILALGLPNFLDNKAIKVVQGGPYESQQLLQQKWDKIFFTSTLLHKTQNHYTLLHMVL, from the exons ATGGAGACTTTTGAGAAAGAAATGAATGATATGAAGGAGTATTATGGGAGTGGAGAGACAAAGAAAGTGTCATGGAGAGAATCACAACTCAAAGGGTTGCGTCGTTTCctcattgaaaaagaagaagatattttgaaggcCTTAATGCTCGACTTAGGAAAGCATCAAGTTGAAACTTTTAGAGATGAG GCTAAATTGCCACAAATAGCACTGCTTAGTAGTGCAGATATTGTTCCTGAACATCTGGGCGTAGTCCTCCTTATTTCATCTTGGAATTTTCCCTTTG GTTTATCTTTGGAGCTACTAATAGGAGTAGTAGCAGCTGGAAACACAGTGGTCTTAAAGCCTTCAGAGTTATCACCAGCATGTTCTTCCATACTTGCCCTTGGACTTCCCAATTTCTTGGACAACAAAGCCATTAAGGTTGTACAAGGTGGACCCTATGAATCTCAGCAGCTTCTCCAGCAAAAATGGGACAAAATCTTCTTCACAAGTACACTACTACACAAAACACAAAATCACTACACTCTTCTTCATATGGTTTTGTGA
- the LOC112770600 gene encoding aldehyde dehydrogenase family 3 member F1 isoform X1, whose protein sequence is METFEKEMNDMKEYYGSGETKKVSWRESQLKGLRRFLIEKEEDILKALMLDLGKHQVETFRDEIRTLMKSLNFALSNLKYWILGKKAKLPQIALLSSADIVPEHLGVVLLISSWNFPFGLSLELLIGVVAAGNTVVLKPSELSPACSSILALGLPNFLDNKAIKVVQGGPYESQQLLQQKWDKIFFTSTLLHKTQNHYTLLHMVL, encoded by the exons ATGGAGACTTTTGAGAAAGAAATGAATGATATGAAGGAGTATTATGGGAGTGGAGAGACAAAGAAAGTGTCATGGAGAGAATCACAACTCAAAGGGTTGCGTCGTTTCctcattgaaaaagaagaagatattttgaaggcCTTAATGCTCGACTTAGGAAAGCATCAAGTTGAAACTTTTAGAGATGAG ATAAGAACTTTGATGAAGTCCTTGAATTTTGCATTGAGTAACTTAAAATATTGGATATTAGGCAAAAAG GCTAAATTGCCACAAATAGCACTGCTTAGTAGTGCAGATATTGTTCCTGAACATCTGGGCGTAGTCCTCCTTATTTCATCTTGGAATTTTCCCTTTG GTTTATCTTTGGAGCTACTAATAGGAGTAGTAGCAGCTGGAAACACAGTGGTCTTAAAGCCTTCAGAGTTATCACCAGCATGTTCTTCCATACTTGCCCTTGGACTTCCCAATTTCTTGGACAACAAAGCCATTAAGGTTGTACAAGGTGGACCCTATGAATCTCAGCAGCTTCTCCAGCAAAAATGGGACAAAATCTTCTTCACAAGTACACTACTACACAAAACACAAAATCACTACACTCTTCTTCATATGGTTTTGTGA